The following is a genomic window from Homalodisca vitripennis isolate AUS2020 chromosome 5, UT_GWSS_2.1, whole genome shotgun sequence.
TAAATCTTATTAGTGAAtagtatgagtttttaaaatagtattttactaGGAGTTATTATTAAACACGCTCGTTGATCACCATGAGTCTGCTGCGTATCTTCCCAGATGACAGTTGATCGGCATtacgtaaattattaattgtgaaaatatgATTTTGTTGCACTTTGTGTATGAATTTATGTATTTGTGTAGGTACATATCTCAACAAATTATAGTTCAGAAAACCATATTTTGCTTGTAGATCttgtatttatgtacatatattgcTGTAAGTCTGCTGCATATGTTCACAGACGACAGCTGTGAGCTGAGCAATAGGTAACTCGGCAGTAAGTGAGTTACCTATTgctaaaacatgtttattgttgtattttgtatgtgAAAATCTGTAGTTAGATATcctaatttacaaattatcttacttttgtaaatatttcacttGCAGTAAACTGTAATATGATACACATCGCTGTGAGTATGCTGCGTATATTCATGGCAGTATACCGATCACTAAAACATGTCACACTTTCTATATAAAAAAGCGTAGACAGATTACAAATTGGAGtttttgtcattaatatttttcttttactttgtatttttcttcattttgccaagtaaaattaattgtcttgatttttttacaaataccaaaattctatatatattaaaattgcttGGGTTACTGAATACTTTACACAGTAAGGTCATGTTGTTGTAAAATGTGTCTTCAATCTATACATATATTTCCCAGTTCAATAAGTGAAATATGCCCTAAAGTATTGCTTTGTAAAGATGTtgcttttttacattatttttgtaatggttgTCAAAACAGGTCACTAAAAGTCCCCAAAAGTCACTCCTCAGCAGTACACGCCCTCTTGTAATcgttaaacttttatatttttttttcgaaTATTGAGAAGATGTAAGAAAAGTTTTGTAGACCTTCTGGAACTTTCTGGGGCCGGGttgtaaatttcaaacacaatttcCTGCACATACGGcctatcattattttaattttgagtgatCTACTTGTAACTTTGTCCaactaaatattagttttttacttacttttaaactTACTATTGTATCAGTATTTATGACCCCATATTTTGACACTCACactacttataaataaaactaacttttaaaaaaatcattaatttgatCAGTAATAGGATATGGAAAAGTTAGAGAATTTCTTCAAGCCACTTCGCTAGACAtcctgtattttttaaatacacaaagttttttaaaaactggttttatatttttgatttgcTTACTTCTGATAAATTGTCATCCATGAGATGCAGCAGAATCGCAGCGATGCACAAgtggaaatattgaaaataattaaattaatattggaaaatgtgttgtcattcactagtggtattaaattatgaattttgtccAATAATTAGTAATACAGTGAATTTCAGGATATCCATTATTTGTCCAATAATTAGTAACACAGCGAATTTCAGGATATCCATTTGTCCAATAATTAGTAACACAGCGAATATCAGGATATCCGTTTGCCCAATAATTAGTGACCCAGTGAATCTCCGCAGATCCATTTGTCCAATATTAATGATCTATTACTGAacccaaatatatttttttaattcagtattcGGATTTAACTCATTACAAGATCAATCTTTCTTAACTGACAATATCTTGGTATATTGAACCAAACAAGTGGTTTTTGCTAGCTACACGTATGATCCTAGTCGGTTGTTACTGAACATCATATTTGTAGCAAATTTACTGTAATGTTTAAAAGTTACTGGTTGAAATAATATTCGTTGTTAACTATAGAAAGTTTGATGTGTTGCCTAAAAGTTATCATGGAAAATGAATTTTCAATTTAACATGTTTGACAATGTTTTCAGTCATGATGATGTTGGAAAGCAGCCTGTTTTATGATCATTGTAGCAAAATCTcagtaatgtttgaaaattatgagataaatataaaatatgttcagtTGTCATGGTGGAAAACAGTTTGTTTAGTGTAGTTAACATTtgcaaaactattattaaattgtttgtttcaaCCTCTTCTGTAGGTTGAAAAAGAACCATTGTAATACTATTTCAGATATTCATTGATAGTTTTTACGTTTACTTGACTAGTGTTGTTTGTGTTGCAGGAGGAACGATAAACGATGTAGTCACATCAAACGGCAGTGTCCACAACAACAACTCCACACAAGTGAAAATCAACCACAGAAAGTCGCTAGACAAAGGGGAGCGAGACAAATCCTGTACAGAAGTGGATCATAAgactataaataataacaaatcattTTCACACACAAACGGAGACATCCACACTGAGCTAGAATTCATTGAGAGGATTGGGTATGTTAAATGATACAGTAATTAGTAGATGTTTATATTGATAAAGTGGTACCTACCACTATGCAAGTATGGAATCACAGTATGGTCATTGTTATAGAAATGCACTGCAGTGTTGTTgaagattaaattataaactcTGATATGTAGTGGGTACAGTCTGCCTTGAATCTCAAGCATGTAGGCACAggataaatttgatttattaaatattttgagtaaacAAGTTAACTCATTTACCGAGGGTGAAAATCAATGACTGAGTTATAGAGAGTCAAAGAACTGAACTTATCTAGATTGTGTGTCTAAGCAGTAAGTCTGTGGACATCACCATGGTACACACAGAAAAGCACAAAggaaagtaaaacttttattgttccATTAAAATACACAAAGTAATGTGTCACATTCACAAATATACCGAATTACAAAGCGTGATACAGAATATTTGTATCTTTTTGTCCTAAGCAATtatggtggggggagggggggaacAGAAGAGGTTTGAAGTTATCTAGACACACCAACTTATGACCTTGTATGGTTTGTTGATGTCCATATAACACACTAAGGAAGCACTGTGTTGCAAGCCAGGTCTTCATCACTGGAGAGAGGTGGTAGTCACTTGGCACTAGGTCTTGGCTATATGGATAGTTGGCTGTGTGTGAGTGAGTGTCTATTGTCacaaagaaacaaatttattgacCTCAGTTTTTTCCGATGCATGTTGTTTATTACCCTCTGTAGTTTTTTTAGCGTTTCACATACCTTTCTACATGGATTGTCGAGCCTTGTTCAAGGAAATCGACCAGATCACACCCTTATTGTCCCAGATAACAGTTGTCATGGCATATCTAGCTGACAGAGTTTTAGGGCATATTCTTGGTTTTATGAGAATACGTGTGTCTCCACTCCATCGACTGTCTTTACACATCTCGTCCCTGTTTCATCACAATTTAAGATATGAACAAGAAAGTCATTACAATGTTTATTGTAGTCATCAAGCAAATTAAGCATTGCagcaagttttttattttgtagtcttTTGTTAAGAGTTTTAGAACCTACAACCAAAATTTGTGGTAGCCAAGCTTCTCCACAACAATTGCATAAACTAAAATGCATTAAATTTgaggaaaatgttaaaaaaaaactcattgacAGTGAAACAGTGATTTTCacgatttttcatttctttttgttAACAAGTCTTCAGTAACCAGGGTTTGACAATCACAACAATCCTCTTCATGAACATtggtgtgtttattttaaaaatcaatacaccTCTGACTCACTCTGCTTTCAATCAGTTTATAGCTTTTGTTAACAAGTCTTCAGTAACCAGGGTTTGACAATCACAACAATCCTCTTCATGAACATTGGtgcgtttattttaaaaatcaatacaccTCTGACTCACTCTGCTTTCAATCAGTTTATAGCTTTTGTTAACAAGTCTTCAGTAACCAGGGTTTGACAATCACAACAATCCTCTTCATGAACATTGGtgcgtttattttaaaaatcaatacaccTCTGACTCACTCTGCTTTCAATCAGTTTATAGCTTTTGTTAACAAGTCTTCAGTAACCAGGGTTTGACAATCACAACAATCCTCTTCATGAACATTGGtgcgtttattttaaaaatcaatacaccTCTGACTCACTCTGCTTTCAATCAGTTTATAGCTTTTGTTAACAAGTCTTCAGTAACCAGGGTTTGACAATCACAACAATCCTCTTCATGAACATTGGtgcgtttattttaaaaatcaatacaccTCTGACTCACTCTGCTTTCAATCAGTTTATAGCTTTTGTTAACAAGTCTTCAGTAACCAGGGTTTGACAATCACAACAATCCTCTTCATGAACATTGGtgcgtttattttaaaaatcaatacaccTCTGACTCACTCTGCTTTCAATCAGTTTATAGCTTTTGTTAAAAAGTCTTCAGTAACCAGGGTTTGACAATCACAACAATCCTCTTCATGAACATTGGtgcgtttattttaaaaatcaatacaccTCTGACTCACTCTGCTTTCAATCAGTTTATAGCTTTTGTTAACAAGTCTTCAGTAACCAGGGTTTGACAATCACAACAATCCTCTTCATGAACATTGGtgcgtttatttattttaaaaatcaatacaccTCTGACTCACTCTGCTTTCAATCAGTTTATAGCTTTTGTTAACAAGTCTTCAGTAACCAGGGTTTGACAATCACAACAATCCTCTTCATGAACATTGGtgcgtttattttaaaaatcaatacaccTCTGACTCACTCTGCTTTCAATCAGTTTATAGCTTTTGGCCAAGAAATATAAAATCACTTAATCCTGCTGTGGTGGGATTTTTAATTGCAGCACTATCCAATGGTTGTAACTAGCTTTTTTCCATAGGTGAGAAAAGTAGAAAAAATACAGACCACCAATACCACAGCTGTATGTGTACTGagcataaaaacattttcactgaGCATAATTGTCTGTAACTGTGTCCTCCATATGCACCACTTGATACTCTTTCAAAAGAAACACATCTACATGGGGGAACACTGTTCAATCAACTACCAGGATATCTGAAGAAACGCAGAGAAAATAAGCATTTCAACACAGCATTTAAGACTTCGCTGATGCATTGTGcactgtaaattaatatttaacagcCTGTTTTGTAACCAAATTAGTTGACACAATCTTTTACTCTATGTCTattataattaaagattttatcgTTCAAGTCCTTGTTTTGAAAATCAAATatgatcaaatatttttttaaatattctggcAAATCTGtgtatttttatgatttcaatcttaattattttttattttcaggtcGGTAAATGACTTTGATGAAAATGAAGCAGAAAAAGATAAAAGCTCTAAATCATACGTTCAGCTGAAATCGAACTCGAAATGGAGTAACCATCAAGCAAAAGAAAATGCTGTCAACTGCCAACGAGAACGAAGGAATAAAGCTAACAAAGATAACACAGAACACAATTCATCCCAGAAAGATGAATACTGTCAAAGGTAAGAAaattgaactaaaaagaaaaaaatttgtaactGATTCCTTGAATCAAACTATGCTCTCTACCTGTCTCAGACTATTTATGTGGCAGGACTTCATCGCCAGTAAATTACAAGTGACATATCCCTATTAAATATTGGGATTTTATGGGTTCACATTTATGTATTGATTTGATTTAAACAATAAGTttgtttcagtttataaaaaatttgttactatCTATTCACGTGTTCTACTGTAAACTGTACATAGATTGAAAAAAGAGATTGATTTGATTGGTTTAAGGTATTATGTTTTAGATATTCCCAAGACAAGTATAAACCCTTGATCAAAAGTATCAAAGGGTGATCAAAAGTATAAACCCTTTTTTGATCACTCCACaaaaattacaggcatttaaagtagaAGATATAGGAAATTTTGTAATCAGACACACATAGAAACAGctgatgataaaaatgtaaaatatttgcagTATGTACGAGTTATATAGCTTCAGGGagtgacatttttttattcatttatgacgcaagagttgtgtattttaaaattaaatataatttaagaaaattagggttttataattgtttttttttttttttttaattaaacttttatataaataataaaatatgtaatttcttcTATTATATTTGAACCTCTATATTTTCTAGTAGCCTCacttcatgtttaaataaaagactAACTTCAATGaaacattactattttattgttttatttgactCTCTATATATATGAGATTTTTACAActgcaaaataaacattttttatctttttactcatactaaaacagctgattagttttaacaaaatatctcGATTATAATATTTCTTGAAAACACTGAACTATAAGAAATTATTGTTCATTTTGAACACTCTCCAATCATCTTTCAAATATGCACTGTAAAAAGTTTGTTTCCTAATCTACAACTGTTTTTTTCAGGCCCTGATTATAAAATACCTCTAAATTCTGCTTCTAATGCAGACTCctcatagaaatataaaaagcaatatttatttctttggtCAGATATGGTAATTTAAAGAGACACTGTCAGTTTAACTGAGGATGTGTCCCCCTTGCCATTTATGAGGCAAGATATAATCTCTAGAAAATatcttacttattttattaagtagATATTGGACTTGCGTGGTTAAAATATAGAGGGTAGGAAGGAGTACATATCACATGATTTGTTGTGTAACAGACTTCACtcaggttgcatgcaaattttggagtctatagctacatgtgtCACTATATCACTTAAAGTGTCGTATGATTGAactcagtttctttacaaatttatttattctgtaattttctcattgccatcattgttacacataagaccaatgtaaaaatgtttatgaacgcAGAGCGAAATTGCacggagtggcatgcaccattgtcgaactcgatgttgcttatatagaaattaagcttcatgaaaaatgttAAGTGTAAAAGTTAGTTCGTTATTAAGATAATTTGCGGATGAACTGACAAAGAGAAAGACATTTTTCAAGCCTCTCGAATGGTAGGTTTCACTAGCATTCAGTCAACTGTGTCTGAAGGACACAATACCAATTTCTTAGTTGAAGGTAATTAGTATTATAACAGAAAAGAAGAgagaataataacaatatctaCAAATGGGAAGTATTCTACTGTTAGAAATTAGTTACTAGTTAAGGGAGGAAATCAGTTTTATAGGCAGTgaagtaattttgtttacaataaatttaaagtaatccGAGCTACTGCAATATTATTAAGTAGTAATGTAAATACTGCATGTAGTGTGAAAATTAGCTATGCAATATGCATACATTATTTGCATgggatttttttttgtaatcattaAGACTGAAACAAGTTTTACAGATTAAACTAAATTGTTAATGTCTTGTTTTTGGTTAAGGCTTGAAGCAGATGTCAAAAGATTAAAAATGGACCTGCAAGCGAGTCGCCAGACAGAGCAAGAGTTGCGATGTCAAGTAAATGCTCTGCTTGTTAATGAGAAGAGCATCAAAAGTGAGCTATGTCAGCTTCAACTTGACAACGATGATCTTCAATCCAAGTTCGTATATTTTTTCCTGTAATTACTTTTACTTAAGGTTCTGATTAATTTCTTTAGTTCAACACATTCAGCACCATGACATTTAATACAATCCATTCTCCACAGgctgtttgattttttaaatgcacTATGTTTAGTGCCATGTGGATTATAAATGATACATGTCCCTTGTTACATATGAGTAGTTTCTGATACATGTGTCACTGCCTAACTTAATCCATCTGTATCAATACTAAGCTGTTGTATCATGCTCTATCTTCCATCAATAACGTATTTATCTCCATGCacttaatttttctttctttatgttcaCAGAATTCACAGCTTAGTGTCAGCACGACAGATGGACAAACAAGCCGTGACGCAGTTAGAACGAAGAGTGCAGGAAGAACGAAGACTACGCACTACTACTGAAGCACAGCTTGCTGCCGAGCGTAAAGCTAAAGAAGCTGCCTCACGTGCGATGTCGTCTCCTCCCTCCAAGTAAGTCTGCTGCTATTCAGTATCCAGCTGCAATGTTGTATGTTGTACGTCATCTgaattgacaaatatttctgacaTTTGATATTTTGCTAAACTCGTATGCTAATAAATCTCTTTAATTGGGTTAGTTGAattgaaaattacagtttagaCCTAgagtacaaacaaatatttataattaaaatgtcagTAAAACAGTAAAAGCACTAATCACTCACTAACTAAATCCATAACactaaattacaatattacacCACAAAGTTTACTAAGTAAATCAAAGATCTGCCAAAATGTTCAACTTTCAAAACAAACTCATATTTCAACATGTCacagtgtgaaaataaaaaaattaaaatgtagcttTTGTTAAGATATATCTTAATGTTTTAAGTGGTGTTTTAATCAGGTcgatatattaacattttacacCATAAAAAATGCTTGTACCCTGGACATATAaccaacaattattataaatacggTTAAATCTTAATCTATTACTGTCTTATTAGGAGTTAGTGGAGAGCTTTTCACATCAATACGAGTTAGATCTTATTACTACAGTATAATTGTTACATGTTTGCTGTAGGGGAGAATGTACAGAAAGCTGCAGAGTAAGAAGAAGAGATCTTGAAGCAGAAACAAAACAACTGAGGCGAGAGCTCAAGTTGAAAGAGGAGCGCTGCTTGGCTATAGAAAGAGATGTTCAGGTAAATGCTCATGAGTTCTCATAATTCATatacatagaaaattttaatatgattacaCTCCAAACATGATCAGGATTGCTACATTAACCGAGCAAGGGcttataaatgaaacatttctcTTGCTGCAGTTAGTTGCACGGCTGGTGAAAATGCAACCCTTGTGGTATTCAGTAATTTACTATCATTGAAAGTTAAAGGTTGTTTCTGACAAAAGTCTGACTTTATTCATTGGATTTTAAAAGCCTCTAAAGTCAAATTTTCAGTTTTGCTCGAGAAATTTTTGATCATTTAGATGCTGAAAGCAAGTTACATGAATATCGAAGATTACCTTTGGATTGGAGGGGTACCCTTTCATATCCACcactaataacaattttgtttgcatttgagtgagttaaactaaaataactgTTGATACCAGTGCCTCCCAACATATTTTACTTGgaagtgtttaaatttatacacTCATTTTCTTTGTGATGATTTGAACATTATTGTATATGTTTATGAACCTTTTCACAAATGCTATTTCCTTCTGTATAAAGAGAAGTAAGCATAAAATATGGTTAGGAACATGAATGACATTGCTAATGTCATTGATGTAAGACATGGTGTTTTCATTTTTACCCTCACATAAAGCTATGTTCactaaataaacattgaaaatggAACCAGAAATTTGACAaagattattttcaaacaattcacAATGTCGATATTGGGTATTCGTAATGGGGAAGAAACAATTTTTCCTTCAAGAAACCCCCAATACATTAAATGTACAGGTTCTTGGCCAGTTAGACCTTTTTATAGAAACATAGAAGTAATTCTGGGGTTTTCAGGTTATTAcgataaatttcattattattttatgtagttcTAAAAATTGTTGTCTGTAATGTTTGTTTATGatgtgattaaattatttaaatgctgGTTTTATtcgcttaaaaaaaaaataattacagtttttcatttatttacattttaaatcttgactaaaattcttaaaaaataacaatcacAAATAACATGATggagtattaaaaatatgaaattgataatttttgaataattctgGTCACACttcaaaaatgtgtgttttagtGTTTGAGGCAGTACAAAGAAAATCACAATGAGTCTGAGATACTCATGTCAGCTCTGTCTGCTATGCAAGACAAAAACGCACATCTTGAGAACAGTCTCAGCGCAGAGACTCGTATCAAATTAGACCTCTTCTCGGCATTGGGAGAAGCCAAGCGTCAACTAGAAATTAGAGAAAGTGAGTACGAGGACTACAAAATTGctgttttataatgtataaacatttggtACCCTCCTCATTTTCCTTTCCTTTCTCCTCTCGAACTGTCCTCCTCTTTCTCGATCTTATCCTCACTCTCTTTCTAtattcttcaattattttaaatttattttgtacaaatttactggacaaaaaattaattcaacaCATATCCAGTAATCCACTACTTCCTCAGGAGTACTGCCCATAAGGAgtcaaaagaaaatgttaaatgtaagcataggttggtGTGCACATCAAATTATAATGGTCTTTATTAGTATAGTACAATTCCACAAACCTGACCTCAATTGGACAACCAAACCGGAAATGGCAGCcattaaaaattacttcaatTTTCAGTTAAGCAGTGTAAATAAATCATTGTCATTTCATCCCTAGATTATGCCATTATAATGGGATTCAGCCATCATCAACTCTAGCTTTGCCTGTGAAAAATTAATCTTAACTACCACGTCCTTGGTCATCTTTACCTAATAATTGTTCAAAGACGGCTTGAATTAACAATTGTTAGGTAAACGCAATCAAGTTCATGGTAGTTTGATTACTTTATTCACAAGCAAAACTACTACAGGCCtgtgaataaataaaagtaagcTAAAACAAGCTGTATTTCATCTTAGCTCACTTCACCCTATTAAGGACCTTACAGGCCTTCTCTAAATCGTTGTGGTATCTGTCCATCTGTATGTCCATACAGAATTTGGTAGATAGATTTCTGTTGGTTTTGAGGTCAGAAAGTGTTTCTTGATATGTAGCAATTGATATTTAACAACTCTTTTTAGGTGGCAGGACAGTGACATCTTCCACTGGCTTAACTTACGCTTTCGGAGTCATATCCATTATATCATATCTAAATAATCCCACATATCAACAATTGTTCAGTTGTCATTTAAGTTAATACAAATTCttgaattttattaacattttctctGTTTGTAGATTTGATGGTTGACCAGAACCCCTGAGTTTGTCATCAGTAGATAGATATGTTaccatttttaaaacaagaaaatcatTTGTACACTTgagtttttttccaaattgtgTCATTTTTGTAAGCTGGTTTCAACATTATAACCTTTTCAGTAGCATTTTTACAGAACTGGAAGCAAAATTTAACACCATAAATGTCGTTTATTGAAACATACCATAATAAGAAAACGAACAAAACAGCATTAGCAAAAATAATGACTAACCGAACAGAATGTCACCAGGTAGACAACAACGCTGGAGAGTTATACACTACACAAGCCCTGCCCCCAGTAGTGTTAATCCTGTTAATTTTTGTATCCCCTTATACATAGTCACCtattaataatatagttacagtgggaagagttgattcaacgCGAATAATAAGTTAAGCTCCATTCACTTTCCACTTAGTGCAGTGTCAAAATTATGAGAGAGTTCATTGTGAAAGTCTTTGTCACCGACTTTAAACACTGACTCCAGATTACATGAGTCAGTctaccagtgtcagatttcagacaggAAGGTTAAGGGAGCTTAACACATTATTCGCATATATTAATGTTATCTGTGTTGTCACTACTTCCCAAATCAGAACAAGAGAACATCTGATCAAACGTTAAACCAAATCTACTGTAGAAGATTGTGATTTGGTATGTATGGTAACAGAATTGAATGTCTGCTCATGCAATGAGTGTCTGTCAGATTTGATACGCCAGCAAGAGCGGGAGATGGAGGAGCTGAAGGCGAAGATGGCGCAGGTGCTGGCTGTGATGCCGACTGAGACGTTTGGCCCGGCTCCCAGCTGTAACACGTCCAAACTGCGACTGGCGGACAGTCCCAGTCCCTCGGCCCAGTCCAACCTCGACCCCAACGCCACAGCATACACTCCCAAGTCCTCCCATCTGGCACCAGCTGCAGAGGCCTAACAGGTAGAGAATATTTACTCTTACAGTGCCAATATTCAAATAGCACACAGGAATATTACACGGGAACATAACAAGCAGACATAgattaaaataatggtttaattATCTAAAGTCTGTGATAgttgtatttagaaaaaaacaatctttttgaaaaacatttggtgtattttatttttgttgtgaaGTTTTAGTTTTGTTCTGATTTTGGATTCCACTGAAAGCTAAAACCAGTTGGCATAACATTGTGTAATCGCATAATCCAGTGGTCACGTAATCAATAAAGGAATTTTACGTTAGAAAAAACTCAATTAATGATCACACTAGTCTTGGTAGAGTAAAAGTGAGAATTTAGTTGAAGGGTTAAAAATACCAAATGATAGTGTGTAGATTGTTCATGTGCTTTTTTCTTCAGACATGTAAATAGTACTTATCTCAGCACCAGCCAACAAGATAAACAGGCTGACAATGGAGACTTTTACATAGTGTATCTCATTCGATGACGCCGATAGAACTTTTATTTGTCTGATGATTGGCTACATTAATGTgaccgttgaaatattttattatttggtagTTATCAACCTTTCACTATCTTCTTCTTTTTGACCCTCATGAAAAGTACCACGAGGCTTGTATTTAGTCACGAGGCTGTGactaaatttctttcttaggattttcatgataattttatttgttttcatacaaTGAAAATTGGCTCTCACCTTGTATTCTATACTGTagaatgtattttgtaattttgttctgaagaatgtattttataattttgttctgaAGGATAGTTGACTTTAACATAGTGAGATTTTACCTAAATCATCTattttacaatacagttttaataaaaaaagtgcaataatcttaaatattttgaacacttagttaaacattttactgtagaatatttttttattgtatttataaagcaGTGCATACAAGGTTTGCTATGTATATTTTTGGCCTTGGCAACACTGACAGTTTCCGGTCATCATCTGACATTTCCTGTGTAATCTTTACGTTGTTGAATATAACCTCAACCATAACAATTTGCCATTTGAGTCCGATTAGTGTTGTTTTCAGTTAATTGAAAAGTTTAGTctctagtaaaaaaatttaattgaccTGTGAATACTTTTGTGcaattaattttcataacttttgaCATGGATTATAATGACAAGAGTGCATTAATGAacttaatacattatttagtgATGAAGCCCCATCCTAAAGCACTGTAAAAAGCTGGTATAGTGATTTCAAACGTGACCGATGTTCATTCTAGGAAGAAATCGTGAAGGCTGTCCTAAATCCATCATTTTGCTTGCAAACAATGATGCTGTGCTTGAATTGATAACCATCGTCATGTGACTTACCATGGGATTGAGCCATCTTTGGGCATTAGTATGACTAGCACCAATAgataatacataaacatttggCCGTAAAAAAATGTGTTCCCGTTGAATTCTGCATAACCTGACCAATGCTCAAAAGAAGGCTTGTGTCGACTagtgcaataaaattttaa
Proteins encoded in this region:
- the LOC124362241 gene encoding macoilin, producing the protein MKRRNADCGKLRRPIKRTKITDGFYGSTLLYLKFFILWAVVLLADFILEFRFEFLWPFWLLLRSVYDSFKYQGLAFSVFFVCIAVTSDMICFFFIPVQWLFFAASTYVWVQYVWHTEKGVCVPTVVLWLLFVYMEAAVRLRDLRHLPFHLDLCRPFAAHCIGYPVVTLGFGFKSYVGYRMRQRKQRDVAKENEFYMQLLQQALPIEQQHTLCHNTSPEKSKGGTINDVVTSNGSVHNNNSTQVKINHRKSLDKGERDKSCTEVDHKTINNNKSFSHTNGDIHTELEFIERIGSVNDFDENEAEKDKSSKSYVQLKSNSKWSNHQAKENAVNCQRERRNKANKDNTEHNSSQKDEYCQRLEADVKRLKMDLQASRQTEQELRCQVNALLVNEKSIKSELCQLQLDNDDLQSKIHSLVSARQMDKQAVTQLERRVQEERRLRTTTEAQLAAERKAKEAASRAMSSPPSKGECTESCRVRRRDLEAETKQLRRELKLKEERCLAIERDVQCLRQYKENHNESEILMSALSAMQDKNAHLENSLSAETRIKLDLFSALGEAKRQLEIRENLIRQQEREMEELKAKMAQVLAVMPTETFGPAPSCNTSKLRLADSPSPSAQSNLDPNATAYTPKSSHLAPAAEA